A genomic stretch from Kribbella amoyensis includes:
- a CDS encoding diguanylate cyclase domain-containing protein, whose product MDELGQYQRAVAGMTAGTDLVLHTLAAAPTGVLVLLDLDAMGKVNRRYGDGTGDRLVAKIAGNVQKVAQGHGGNAAHLGGDQFVAVVPDPPDADTDADAVVRDLRRAVRRTRILVVAVTASAGVVRWRDNGHPAELLQAAAGDLHHAKSRTTPPTAPRRRAGELLRRVRIRAGRVVRWRR is encoded by the coding sequence ATGGACGAGCTCGGCCAGTACCAGCGCGCCGTCGCCGGCATGACCGCCGGGACGGACCTCGTCCTCCATACCCTCGCCGCGGCGCCGACCGGGGTGCTGGTGCTGCTGGACCTCGACGCGATGGGCAAGGTCAACCGGCGCTACGGCGACGGGACCGGCGATCGCCTCGTCGCCAAGATCGCCGGCAACGTGCAGAAGGTTGCCCAAGGCCACGGAGGGAACGCGGCCCACCTCGGCGGCGACCAGTTCGTCGCCGTCGTCCCGGACCCGCCCGACGCCGACACGGACGCCGACGCCGTGGTCCGCGACCTGCGCCGCGCGGTCCGTCGGACCAGGATCCTCGTGGTCGCCGTCACCGCCTCGGCGGGCGTGGTCCGGTGGAGGGACAACGGCCATCCCGCCGAGTTGCTGCAGGCCGCCGCCGGCGACCTGCACCACGCAAAATCCCGCACCACTCCACCCACCGCACCGAGAAGGCGGGCCGGAGAGCTGTTACGGCGTGTGAGGATCAGAGCCGGCCGCGTTGTGCGGTGGCGACGCTGA